The DNA window CAAGCTCGTGAACCTCAACGACGAGTACCTGTACTACGTGCTCGGCGAGCCGAACCAGTTCACCTACCCCACCGGGCAGCGCATCTACGAGCAGTGGACCCCGCTGGTGCTGCGCGGCAGCACTCCCGTCCCGGCGCGGTACGCGGACCAGATCCTGGGCGGGCGCCTCGCCGTCTGGGCCGACCTGTCCGGCGCCCAGACCCAGGACCAGGTGGCGGCCGGTATCCGGCTGCCGCTGGCCGCGCTGTCCCAGAAGGTCTGGGACGCCCGCACCCCCACCCTGCCGTGGACCGGGTTCCGGAGCCTGGCCGACCGCCTGGACCCCCCGTAGGCCTCGGCGGGCCGCCGTAGACCTCCCGGGTCCGGGATCCGCTCAGTAGCCGGAGCCGGAGCCGGAGCCGGAGCCGGAGCCGGAGCCGGAGCCGCAGTCCCCGTCGCCGCCGCGGGCGAGCTCGGTGCACAGCGTGGTCTCCACCTTGCCCAGGAGGCGGGTCAGTTCCGCGCCCTCGGCCGCGTCGAGGCCGGCCAGCGTCTGGCGCTCCAGCTCGCGCCAGGCCCGGCGCACCTCGACGAGCAGCCCGCAGCTGGTCTCCGTGGCCTCCACCAGCGAGGCGCGGCGGTCGGCCGGGTCGGGGCGGCGCCGGACGTGTCCCGCCTGCTCCAGGCGCTGGAGCATCTTCGTCACGGTCGACGGGTCGAGGCCCACCGCTTTGATCAGCTCGGACTGGCGCACCGCCCCGCTGTCCCACAGGTGCATCATCAGGAACTCCTGCCCCGGGTGCAGTCCCAGATCCCGCAGGGCGCGGCCCGCGGCGATCCGGTGGAGCCGGGCCACGCGGCTGATGGCGTGACTGACCGGCCCGTCCAGCAGGGCCCCGGGCGCCGGGCAGGCGGGTTCGGTGCGCGGTTCCCCGGCTGCTTGCGCGGTCATGGCGGCGGTCCTCTTCTCGTCTCGGATGGGAAATCCTACCCGCCCCGCAGATTTTACCTTGGTCGACCAAGTAATGCGGTACGCTGCCTCCGAAGGCTATTCATTGGCCGACCAACTAATACTGTGAGGCAGATATGACCAGCGCATTCGAGCCCGTCCGCATCGCCGACGGCCTGCTCCCCAACCGCATCGCCCTGGCCCCCATGACCCGGAGCCGGGCGGCGGAGGGCGGGCTCGCCACCGGCCTCGTCGCCGAGTA is part of the Streptomyces subrutilus genome and encodes:
- a CDS encoding MarR family winged helix-turn-helix transcriptional regulator, whose translation is MTAQAAGEPRTEPACPAPGALLDGPVSHAISRVARLHRIAAGRALRDLGLHPGQEFLMMHLWDSGAVRQSELIKAVGLDPSTVTKMLQRLEQAGHVRRRPDPADRRASLVEATETSCGLLVEVRRAWRELERQTLAGLDAAEGAELTRLLGKVETTLCTELARGGDGDCGSGSGSGSGSGSGSGY